GGCCAATTAAGTGTTGCTGGCCGACCACTTCGTCCAAGGTGCGGGGCCGCATGCGAAAGGCAAGGGGTTCCATCATTCCTGCCCCCCCTTTTTAAAGAGGCGTTGCCACCAGGATAATTGGGGCGCCGGCTGGTCTTGAGCGGCGGCTGGAACCGGGTAGCGCTTGGCCACGTCAATTGGTGACTGGTAGACGGCGTCATCAGCGGCCATCACTAAAGCCAAGCGGTCCGGGTCGGTCTTAAACTGGGGGTCGGTTTTTAAGGTGAAGTTGCCGCCGGCCTGGGCAATTACTTGGACGTAGGGGTGGGTCAATTGATCGGGGAGGTTACCGTTGATGAAGACCTGGGTGACCACCCCCTTTTTTAGTTCGGTTTCGACGGCGGTTGTCCAGGAGCGCTCCTTAATCTGGGCGTTGCTGATGGTTAAACAAACCCGTTCCCGAAAGGTACCTAAGTAGCGCCGTTGCTCATCGGGGTTAATCTTGGGCGTGCCGTAAACCCCGTTTTGCAGGCGCTGTTCTAAGCTGCTTTTTTCTTGGTTATCCATGCCAGTCCTCCTTTTCGTGTTCCCATTGTAGCACACCACGAAAAAAGACCCGCCGAAGCGAGCCTGAATTAAGAATATAGGAGGTATGATTAGCCCTTAACGATTTGGCAGAATTCAATCGTTTCGGCGTTGGGGCCTTCAATGTTGAAGAACTTGATCCCGTGATCCCAGAAGTCGAGGTGTTGGACTTCTGTTTCCTTCATCGTGAAGCCAGTGGCCTTGGCGGCCTTGTAAGCGGCGTCGGCGTCGGAGGTGTTTAAAGACAGGTGGTTGATCGCCCCGGTCTTCTTAACGGCGCCGTCACCAGTCCAGATTTCAAGGGTCAAGTGGGCGTAGGACATGAAGACCACTTGGTTGCCCTTATCGTCAGTGTCAAAGTTCCCGGTCATCTTGAAACCCAACTTTTCCCAGAAGGCGACCGTCTTGTCGAGGTCGTCGGTTGGGATGCCAACGTGTTGAAGATCGTCAAAGTAACCCGCTAAGCTCTTGTTAAATGCCATGATAATTCCTCGCTTTCAAAATCAAACAACAAACAACTAGTTCCCAAGGTCCAAGGCTTGGTGCTTTAACTTCGGGAAGATCAACTTATCGGCCAAGCCCGTGATCCCACCTTGGAAGAGGAGGGCAAAGATCGTCCCCAACCCGAAGTTGGCCAGGCCCATTGCTGGGATGGCGGCCAAAGCCATGATCGTTGGCGGAATGTATGAAGCCCACATAGCCAAGGTGGCGTTGCCCTTGAAGTAGCGGAAGCGCAGGATCTGGAACAGGTCATCGGCCGGGTGCAAGACCAGGTTGACCCGCTGGTAGATCGAGATCGCCACCCCGATGAAGGTCACCCCTAAGAAATTGATCAAGACGTAGAGGATGATCATCAGCAGGGAGTGGGCGTCGGGCATGATCCGGTTGAAGATGTTGGAGAACCACTGGATGAAAATTGAGAACGGCAGCATGAACAAGAAGTTCCCGAAAATCCGGTGCCAGTCCCACTTGTGCATTAAGATGGCGTTTAGAACGGAAGTCAGCATCCCCAGGATCATGAAGGCCCAAAAGAGCGCCATCGAATTTCCTTTACCTAGGACGGCGTAACCGAGGTTATTTTCGGCGGCGGTCCAGTAGGCGGATCCTAAAAATTGCGGGTGGATGTGGGAACTGGTGACCAAGGTTAAGACGTTCCCCATCGAGTTAACGACGATTGAAAGGGCGAAGTAAGCCAGGGAGGCGGACATTGAAATGGTCCGGCCTTGTACCGGCTTGCTAGTCGCACTAGCAGCATTTGATTCCATAATCTTATTCTCCTTCTCGTTGGTGAAATTATTCACTTACGGTTACTAAATTTACGACTGGTTCGGTTCTATGTCAAGCGGTTGACAGAAAAAAGTTGCCGACCAGGGAAAGTTAGTTAAATCAACGCAACGCCCCGCTATATAATTAGCGGCGATTGGCCATGCAATCGCCTTCACAAATGGTGTGAAAAAGAGCACAAAAAAGGCCCGTTCTACAAGGAAAACGGGCGTAAACTTAGAATGTGAAGTGGCGGTAGTTGCCGACCTCGACGTCGACGCGCGCCACCACGATAAAGGAGGACGGATCGGCGGTGAGGGCGAGTTGGCGGATGTGGCGGAACTGCCCGCGTGGGGTCACGATTTGAACGACGGTGGTTGGTTGGTTGGTGTAAACCCCGGTCCCCTTAATCATCGTTGCCCCGTGGGTAAAGTCTTTGAGCTGGTCGGCGATGGCTTGCGGGTTCTTCGTGTAGATCGAAACGATGACGTCTAGCTGCGAGGAGAAGAAGTGGTCCATCGTGTAGTTGGTAATCAACATCCCAATCAGGGAGTAGACGATCCGGCTGGGGCCAAAGACCAGGGCGGTGATCAAGAGGATGACCCCGTTGATGATGTTGGCAATCGAACCAACGTTACGGTGGAACTTCTTTTGCAAGTAAGTGGTGACGATGTCAATCCCCCCGGTGGTAAAGCCGCGGTTGAAGCACAGGCCGACTCCGGCCCCAATCAAGATCCCACCGACAATCGTGTTGGTTAGGGGATCGGTAACCAGTTGGTAGGAGGGGATGATCTGCAAGAAGATGATGTTAAACAGGACCGCGAGCCCCGAAAAGGTGATGTAGTGGGTCCCAAACACCCGCCAGGCAAAGATGAAGAGCGGGATGTTAAAGATCGCCACCAGAAGCGAGAGGGAGACGTTGATCCCCGCCAACTTTAAGAGGGCTTGGACCAACTGGGAAGCCCCGGTTAAGCCACTGGAATAGGAATTGGCGTGAACCAAGAACATGTTCACCCCGACGGCCGACAGGAGCCCGAAAACCAGGGCGATTGAGACACGAATAAGGTTGCGACGGACGGTCATGAAAATCCTCCTTAGGTTTAGTTATTGCTTCTATTATCACGTCTGAGATTGACTTTGGCTAGGGGGAATCGGGAAAAGGTATTCGATAAAGATGATACTTTTAGGATCATCATTGGAAAGAGCCATAGTGAACGATATGTTTCTAGTATTCAAAGTGATGAAGGTGAAATTCTTTTCCCTCGTGGGACTCGATTCAAAGTTGTAAAATACTACCAAGATGAGAATGGTAAAAACATAATCGATGTGGAAGAAGTTGAATGATGAAGAGATGCGACGATTGAGAGCTTTGGATCGACCAACTACTGAACAGTTACGAGAGTGGTTGAAGGATGTCCCAAAGTCAAAATTAACTCCTGAAGAACTAAAAAGACGGGAAGCTTATAAAAAAGCCGCCCACAAAAGGTTTAGGGAGATCGAGAAACGTCGCCAAGAGAGGTCAAACAATGGGAAGTAACGATTTCTTCACGGTAGCCTATAAAATTCTAAGTTACCTCAAGTACTGTTATGAACATGGTGAACAACCTGATCCAGGTGTGATTAATGAGCGAACGCTGCTGATTTCCAAAGCCCAGTACGTTGAGACATTGCGAATGTTGAGCGATCACAACTACATTGAAGGAGTTACCTTCACCCACACGAAGGAGGGAGTCTTGTATTCGTTCCAGGAGAGAGTGTCAAGAATGTTGTGTAAAAAAGGAAACTTCGCCCGCATGAATTGGCGATTCTAAAACATCGAATCAAGCGTGTCGTGACAGTCCTTGAATCCCCGATGTGCTCGATTCTCAAATTTATCGTTGTACTCCATCACTTGCGTCATGATAAAGCGATCGAGGGCTCCTTCGTTTGGGAACTGCTCTTTACGTCGGACCATCTTCTTCAGGCTCTTATTGAACGACTCAATTAGGTTCGTCGAGTAGATGGTCTGACGGATCGCAGTTGGAAAACTGAAGAACGTGAATAGCTCCTCCATTTGGACTAGATTCTTGATTCGACGCTTATAACTGGACTCCCACTTAGCACTGAAAGCCGCCAATCGTTCTTGGGCGGCTTGTAGGTTCTCTGCTTGCCGAATAGCCTTAAAGTCGGTGATAATCTCCCTGCGATCGTTTTTGCGAACGTACCCTAAAAGGTTGCGCTCTGCGTGGACCCAGCACCGTTGAAACTTCGCCTGCGGGTAGTTAGCCTCAATCGCAGATTGAAGTCCAACTAAACCGTCGGCGATGAACAACTGAATATCTTTAATCCCCCGTGCGCGTAATCCCTGGAGTAGTTCAGACCAAGCGGCTCCGTTCTCGGTCGGTGCGATACTGTAGTCAAGAACTTCCTTACCGCCGTCACTTCGAATTCCGATCGCTACGTTAACGGCTTCTCGTTCAACGGTACCACGGCGTAACGGAATGTAAGTAGCATCGAGGAACACACAGACGTACTGTGAGTACTTGAATTTGCGCTCGTGGAACTCTTCAACCAGGTGTTCCGTCCGCTTAGTGATGTTTGAAACCGTGGTTGGTGAGTAGTAGTGGCCGTACATTCTCTCAACCATATCAGCGATTTCACGAGTTGTGACGCCCTTGGAGTACATCTTGATGACCATTTCCTCCAGTCCATCAGTCCGACGCACGTAAGGAGGGAAGAGGGCGTTTTGAAACTTGTTTAACCGGTCCCGTGGGATCGTCAGATTAATTTCACCGTACTCAGTGTCGATCGTGCGGGTGTACGTCCCGTTCCGGTAGTTCACGTCGTCTTTTGATCGGTCGATCCGAGTATGTGGTTCGTAGCCTAGCACCGCAGTCAGTTCATTTTGAAGGAACTGATTAGCGGCCACTTCAATTTGACGACGTAAGACTTCATTCAGGGTAATATCTTTGTCTGAAGATAGCGCTGCGATAATATCTTTGTTAAACTGGTTCATGGGGAAAGCCTCCGTATTCTGATTGGTTTTTAGCGATTTCAATCATACGGGGAAGGCTTTCCCTTTTTCAATACCCTCAAGGTATCAATTTACACAAAATATTTTACACTCCCTTTTCCAGGACGCAAGAATCACTATCGAAGGCTTGGAATACCTGGCCGAGAACTCAATGATGCAGAAAGCTTTTAGAATCTTTAAGTCGTTTAAAGAATGGCTATAAACGGTTACCAGATGGTAGCCGTTTTTTTATGTCCGTTTCCGTGCAGTTGTGGACGTTAAATAAAACCCGAGACAGGCTCCCAAGCCGTTAAATGCGAGTAGGAGGTTTCAACATGCCACAAGATGTTAACGAGCAACCAAAGAACGTTGCGGAAAATATCGATGTCGAATCACAGGAATAAGTACCGAAGAAGGACGCTCCTAATGTTTTACCAAAACAAAAAGCCGGCCCCGTAACGGAGTCGGCTTTTTTAACAAGTAACCGAGATTACTTGTTGTAGAATTCAACGATCAGGGCTTCGTCGATGTCGGCGTTCATGTCTTCACGTTGCGGAAGACGGGTCAGCTTACCTTCGAGCTTGTCAGCGTCGAATTCAACGTAAGCCGGGCGAGCAACAACGGCTTCAACAGCACCCTTGATAACGTCCAGGTTCTTGGACTTTTCACGAACGGCGATGACTTGACCAACCTTAACTTCGTAGGAAGGAATGTCAACGCGCTTGCCGTCAACAGTGATGTGACCGTGGTTAACCAGTTGGCGTGCTTGACGACGCGTGGTAGCTAAACCAAGACGGTAAACCATGTTGTCCAGACGACGTTCAAGCAGAACCATGAAGTTAGTACCGTGAGTACCTTCCTTGATCTTGCCGGCGCGAACGAACAGGTTAGAGAATTGCCGTTCGGTCATCCCGTACATGAAACGAAGCTTTTGCTTTTCGCGAAGTTGGGTCCCGTATTCGGAAAGCTTACCGCGACGGTCGTTCCCGTGGTCACCAGGAGCGTACGGACGACGAGCAAGTTCCTTACCAGTACCAGAAAGTGAAACGCCCAGGCGCCGGGAAAGACGCCAGCTTGGGCCAGTGTAACGTGACATAATTGAATTCCTCCAAATAATTTGTATTGGAGTAAAATAATCCGATGGTGAAGCTGACATTCGTGCAGGCCAATTGGATCGTTCACCCTCGCAGCTGGGTTACTAGAAACACCAACTTGGCATTGGTCTGTTGACGAGCTTGCCTCTTCATTGCTGCATTATTTTACACGTCCACTATCATACAACGCTTAAATCGACCGGGTCAAGCAATTCTTTGAAGGAAAACGGTTAGAAATCCGGGAGTTCAATTGCTTGTCTGGGGATAAGTAGGGTAAGATTATGTTATAATCAAAAGTTAATTAAGACTTAAAAGTATAGGTGGGATTCGGATGTTACAAGTGTTAATTGGGATCATTGCGATTGCCGTGATCGTTGTCATCATTTTTTACGTGTGCCAACGACGGGCGATGCGGGTCATTACAGACTTACGGGCCCGGCTGGTGGCCCTGGAAGAAGCCCGGTTAGCACGCCGGTTGGATGACGCCAGCCTCGCTGACTTAATGGGGGAATCGTTGAAGGTGTTCACCGCCTTGCAAGATGACTACTTAAAAAAGGTGGCCCCGGCCGTTGACGACGCTAACGAACAATTAGAAGAGGTTAGCAAGAACCTAAACGGGCTCAACGTCTTCACCGTGACGGGACAGTTGAACCAGGTTCGGGAGTTAGTCGAAGAGGCCGAACGGCAGCAAAAGCGGGTCGTTGACCGGCTCCAAAAGGCGGACCAAAAAGAAGAAGAGCAAAAAAAGGCGACCGCCACGATGGGCGAGCAACTAGGCGACTTCCAAAAGAAACTGGATGACACCGCCTACCAGTACGGGGATGCCATTCGGCCCTTGCGTTCCCAGTTAGCCGATCTGCAAGAGCAGTTTACCCGCTTTAACGAGATCGCCGCCAAGGGTGATCACGAAGCGGCGGCCGAAATTTTAACCGACTTAAAGGAAAAAGAGGCCCACTTTACCAAGCTGGCTGAGGAGATTCCAGAACTTTATAAGCCACTATTTACCACCTTCCCGGACCAAATTAGCGAGCTGCGTGAGGGCTACCGCAAGCTAGTGGCTAACCACTACCGCTTCCCGGTCAATAATTTGGATGACCAAATTGAAGGCTTAGAGGCGCAACGGCAGACCGCCCTGGATCACATTGCCGCCCTTTCGCTAGCCCCGGTCCGGGTGGCCAACAAGAGTTTGGAAGAAAAAATCGATCACCTATACGATGTGATGCAGAACGAAATGGATGCCCGGCCCCAGGTTGAAAAATTGGTCGGGGTGGTTGGCGATCACCTAGATCACGCTCGCCAGCAAAACCGGGAGTTGATGGCCGAATTAGACCGACTGTCCGAAAGCTACACCCTTAATCACGACGAGGTTGCCCACACCCGCGAGCTAGAAGAACAACTTAAGCAGATCCAAAAGGAATACGAAAAGGATCAGGTAGCCGTTAACGCCCAAGCGGCCGTCGCCAGTCAAGTCCTAGAACGCTTCATGGAAGACGAAAAGGTCTTAACGGCGATCGAAACCCAGCAAAAGGAAATCAATGATGGGGTGGCCTACCTCAGCGAAGACGAGCAGCGGGCCCGCAAGGCCTTGCAACGCTTCGTTACCACGGTCCGGGCAACCAAGCGCCACGTTGAGACCCTCAACTTGCCGGGGCTGCCGCAAGATTACCTGGACTTTTTCTTCCTGGTCTCCGATGAAATTAGCCACTTGGCCAAGGACATGAACCAGCAACGGATCGACATGGAGGCCATCACTAAGGAACTCTTAAAGGTTCAAGGCGACGTTAGCGAATTAATCGACCGAACCAACAAGGTGCGTGACTCGGCGGAACTGACCGCCCGCTTAATGCAATACGGGCTCCGCTTTGTCGATGACAACCAAGAGATTGACGCCGCCATTACCGAGGCGCAAAAACTCTACGACTGCTACGAATACGAGCAGAGTTTGGAAACGATCGGGGCGGCCCTCGAGAAGGCAGAACCGGGTTCCTTCAAGCGTTTGGAAGACAACTACTACGATGAATTAGATGAAGAAGAGTCATAGATAACAAAAGGGGTGCGACGCTGGTCGCGCCCCTTTTGCTATCCAAGCCCCTAGTGATCTGTTATAATTGATCGGTATTTGGAGTCGAACAGGCCATTGGTGACGCACGCAATCACTTTATCCACACTAATGGCATATCTTGCGTTGGTATCCAGCGCGTGTGAAAAGAGGGAACACACAATGATTTATTTTGATAATAGTGCCACCGCACAGGCACGCCCAGAGGTCCTTGCGACCTACAAACAGGTTTCCGAGAAGATTTGGGGGAATCCCAGTTCTTTACACAAGCTCGGCGAAACGGCTTGGAACCTGCTAGAACAAACCCGGACCCAGATCGCCAATACCTTTGGCGTTCAACCCGGTGAAATCCTGTTTACTTCCGGCGGCTCGGAGGGGGACAACTGGGTCATTAAGGGAACGGCGCTTGCAAAGCAAAAGTTTGGCAAGCACATCATCACCTCATCGGTGGAACACGCCGCCGTTCGTAACGCGATGCAAAGCCTTGAAAAGTTGGGCTTTGAAGTCACCTACCTGCCGGTTGACAAGGAGGGACGGGTGAACCCCGCAGACGTGAAGGCCGCCCTGCGTAAGGATACGATCTTAGTTTCGATCATGGCCGTCAACAATGAGGTCGGCACCATCCAACCAATTAAAGAAATCGGTGCAATCTTAAAGGACTACCCGACCGTCCACTTCATGGTCGACGCCGTTCAGGCCATTGGTAAGGGTTTAGACGACCTGGTCTTTTCCGAACGGGTCGACTTTGCCACCTTCTCTGGTCACAAGTTCCACGCCCCCCGCGGAACTGGCTTTATTTACAAGCGGGCCGGCCGTAAGTTAGCCCCACTGATCGATGGCGGTGGGCAAGAACGCGGATTGCGCGGGGGAACCGAAAACACCCCGGGTAACGCCGCCATGGCCCGGGCAATTCGTTTAATGAAGGAACAAGAAACCACGGATGTCGCTAACGAACAGGCGGTCCGCAAGGCCATTTACGATCACATCAGCCAGTTTGACCACGTGGAAGTCTTCTCCGGCTTAGGCGCCGGCTTTGCCCCTCACGTGTTGACCTTTGCCATCGTCGGGGTGCGGGGCGAAACGATCGTCCACGCCTTTGAAGAACACGACATTTACATTTCAACCACCAGCGCATGCTCATCAAAGAAGCACTCGGAGGCCTCTACTTTGGCCGCTATGAAGGTGCCGGATAACGTTGCCACCTCGGCCGTGCGGGTTAGTTTGGGGGACCAAAACACCCTCGCCGATGCCGAAGAATTTAACCGGGTTTTTGATCAGCTTTACGCCGGGTTTAAAAAGATTATTGATTAAGGAGAACCGTTCATGAAGTACGATGAAATTATGGTCCGCTACGGTGAATTGTCCACCAAGGGCCACAACAAGAAGTCATTCATTGACCGCTTGGGTTCCAACGTTAGAAAGGCGCTCCACCAATACGACCAGGTCAAGATTCACCCGAACCAGGACCGGTTGCACGTGGAGTTAAATGGGACCGACGCCGAACCAGTCATGGAGCGGCTCAAGCAGGTCTTTGGGATCCAAAACTTTTCCCCATCCTTGCGGGTGGAAAAGGACTTTGATTCCGTGGTCGAAGCGGCCGTAGCGATATTTAAGGAACAGGTCCAGGGGCCGACCACCTTCAAGGTGGAAACCAAGCGGGCCGACCACAAATTCCCGATGGGGACCTTTGAAATGAATAAGCAACTGGGGGGCGCCCTTTTGAAGGCATTCCCAACCGACTTATCCGTGGACGTTCACCACCCGGACATCACGCTGCGGGTCGAAATCCGCTTAAACGGGATTTACCTGACCAGCGCCAAAATTTTAGGGGCCGGTGGTCTGCCGGTCGGCACCGCCGGGAAGGGAATGATGATGCTGTCGGGGGGGATCGACTCCCCGGTGGCCGCCTACCTAGCGCTGAAGCGGGGCGTTTCCTTAGAAATGGTCCACTTCTACTCCCCGCCGTACACCTCCGAACAAGCCCTGGCCAAGGCCAAGGAATTGACCGGGAAGTTGGCTAAGTACTCCGGCTCGATCAAGTTCATTCAGGTGCCGTTTACCGAGATCCAAGAAACGGTCAAGGAAAAGGTACCGGAGGGCTACTTGATGACCGTGCAACGCCGCTTGATGTTGCGCTTGGCCTGTGCCCTAGCCCAAAAGCGGGCGGGCTTAGCTGTCTTTAATGGTGAGTCCCTGGGGCAAGTGGCTTCCCAGACGATGGAATCAATGTTGGCGATCGAAGACGTTACCACGATGCCAGTGCTGCGTCCGGTGCTGTCCTACGACAAAAACGAGATCATCAAGATCGCCGAAGACATCGACACCTACGACCTGTCGATCTTGCCTTACGAAGACTGCTGCACCGTCTTCACGCCGCCTTCGCCAAAGACCAAGCCAAACCTGAAGCGGGCCCGCTCATACGAGGCGCGCCTAGACGTGGAAGGCTTGATGCAACGGGCCTTGGACGGAATTGAGATCACCGAAATTCACGCCGGCGACGAATTCTTGAACCAAAACCAAGACGTCTTCGCGGAATTACTATAATTGTTAGTCAAGGGGCTAGGGAACCAGTTACGGTTTCCTGGCTTCTTTTTTTGTTGCTTGCTACCTTTGGGGACAGGACAAATCTACAAATTTACGCAAACTGGAAGTGCGATCCAACCTTCTCGACGGGCCGTATGGCTAAGCTAGGGCAAATGGTTGTCGCCCTCGGCGCCGTTCTTCGCCCGTACTTAGATACTAGGCCCGTGGTTGGGTCGCACTCCTTTTTATTGCACAAATCCAAATATTTGTCCTGTCTCACTTTCGGCTTTGCGCTACTCAGTTTTCCCAATTGACCATTGAAACTAACCTAATTTCGACTTTCTTTTACACCAAGGTGGAGTATAATCGCTAATGTAATCGGTTACACAGAACCTAAAGGAGGTTGACGATGGTTATTTCGTGGTGGGGAGCGCTGATTGGCTTGGCGCTCGCAATCTACTTAATTTTAAAGAAGCTCAATCCGGTTTATTCCCTGATGCTTGGGGCGATTATTGGGGCCTTGCTCGGTGGGGCCAGCCTGACTGGTACCATTGACATCCTGGTCAAGGGGGAGCAAAGCGTCATGGGGACGGTGCTACGGGTGCTAGCCGCCGGAATGCTAGCCGGGGTAATGATGGAATCCGGGGCTGCCGAAACCTTGGCCCGCACGATCGTGGATAAGCTGGGCGATCGAATGGCGATTTTGTCACTGGCCCTAGCGACGATGGTCATTACCGCCGTGGGGGTCTTCATTCCGGTGGCCGTTTTGATCGTGGCGCCAATTGCCCTGGAAGTGGGGCGACGGATGCATATTTCCAAGCTAGCCCTCTTGGTCGCCTTATCCGGTGGAGGTAAGGCCGGGAACATCATTTCGCCTAACGCCAACACGATTGCGGCGGCCAAGGGCTTTGGGCTCGAGTTAAGCCAGGTCATGATCGCCGACTTTATCCCGGCGGTGGTGGCCCTGATTGTGACGGTGATCGTGGCCCGCTTGTTGGTTAAAAAGGGCGACGCCGTTATGGAAGCCGATTTAGGCGACATGGTGGATAGTGACACCGGCAACTTACCCACCCTTGGTCAGGCCGTGGTGACCCCGATTTTAGCAATTGTCTTACTCTTATTAAATCCCATCGGCCAAGTTGCCCATTTGACGCTGTTGACTAAGGTGAACTTAGACGCGACCTACGTACTGCCGTTTGCCGCGATTGTCGGCGCCCTGGTGATGAAAAAGGGCCGGGAGTTGCGCGATTACGCCCGGGTCGGGATGACGCGGATGACCGACGTGGTCTTGATCTTGATCGGGGCCGGGGCGATCGGGGCGACGATTACCTCGTCGAACCTGCCACAACTCTTAATCAAGGGAGTGGAGGCTAGCCACATGCCCGGGGTCTTGTTGGCACCGATCTCCGGGATCTTAATGGCGGCCGCCACCGCCTCGACTTCGACCGGGGTCATCCTAGCGACCGGCTCCTTTGCTAAGGCGATCTTAGGCTTTGGGGTCGCGCCACTGGCCGCCGCCGCCATGGTCCACACCGGGGCGATCGTGATCGACCAGCTGCCACAGGGGAACTACTTCCACGTGACGGCCAACGCCATGCACATGGACCTGAGGCAACGGTCGCAAGGGATCCTATATGAAGCCATGGTTGGGGGCTCGGCAATGCTGACCGCCACGATTCTCTACGGTTTCTTACACCTGATTTAAGGGGGAAGTAAAATGAAGTTTGTGATTGCGCCTGATTCGTTTAAGGGCAGTTTAACGGCTAAGGAAGCGGCCACCGCCATGGCGACCGGCATTAAACGGGTTTATCCCGACGCCGAGCAAACCTTGGTGCCCATGGCCGATGGGGGTGAGGGAACGGTGCAGTCTTTAGTCGACGCTACCAACGGCCAGCTCTTGATCAAGACCGTTCACGGCCCGCTTAACCAACCGGTTCAAGCCCACTATGGCTTGCTGGGTAATTCCAACACGGCGGTGATTGAGATGGCCGAGGCCAGCGGGATTGGCTACGTGACCGAAGAAACCAAGAACCCGCTGATCGCCACCACTTACGGGACCGGGGAGCTGATTTTGGATGCCGTTAGCCACGGGGTCGATCAAATCATCATCGGGATTGGCGGCAGTGCCACCAACGATGGGGGTGCCGGGATGGCCCAGGCCTTGGGAGTGAAACTTCTCAATGATGCCGGCGAGCAGGTGGGCCTCGGCGGTGGCGCCCTGGGGGAAGTCGCCCACGTTGACGTCAGTGGGGTCGACCGCCGCGTCAAGGAAGTGAAGGTGTTAATCGCCTCTGACGTCACTAACCCCTTGACCGGGCCGGAAGGGGCGTCGGCCGTTTTTGGCCCGCAAAAGGGGGCGACCCCGGAGATGGTCAAGCTTTTGGATGACAACCTGCACCACTACGCAGCGGTGATTAAAGCCGACCTGGGCAGGGACCTGGAGGAAAAGCCGGGAGCCGGT
The nucleotide sequence above comes from Limosilactobacillus fermentum. Encoded proteins:
- a CDS encoding YueI family protein produces the protein MDNQEKSSLEQRLQNGVYGTPKINPDEQRRYLGTFRERVCLTISNAQIKERSWTTAVETELKKGVVTQVFINGNLPDQLTHPYVQVIAQAGGNFTLKTDPQFKTDPDRLALVMAADDAVYQSPIDVAKRYPVPAAAQDQPAPQLSWWQRLFKKGGQE
- a CDS encoding VOC family protein, with the translated sequence MAFNKSLAGYFDDLQHVGIPTDDLDKTVAFWEKLGFKMTGNFDTDDKGNQVVFMSYAHLTLEIWTGDGAVKKTGAINHLSLNTSDADAAYKAAKATGFTMKETEVQHLDFWDHGIKFFNIEGPNAETIEFCQIVKG
- a CDS encoding YitT family protein, which gives rise to MTVRRNLIRVSIALVFGLLSAVGVNMFLVHANSYSSGLTGASQLVQALLKLAGINVSLSLLVAIFNIPLFIFAWRVFGTHYITFSGLAVLFNIIFLQIIPSYQLVTDPLTNTIVGGILIGAGVGLCFNRGFTTGGIDIVTTYLQKKFHRNVGSIANIINGVILLITALVFGPSRIVYSLIGMLITNYTMDHFFSSQLDVIVSIYTKNPQAIADQLKDFTHGATMIKGTGVYTNQPTTVVQIVTPRGQFRHIRQLALTADPSSFIVVARVDVEVGNYRHFTF
- a CDS encoding YjcQ family protein, coding for MGSNDFFTVAYKILSYLKYCYEHGEQPDPGVINERTLLISKAQYVETLRMLSDHNYIEGVTFTHTKEGVLYSFQERVSRMLCKKGNFARMNWRF
- a CDS encoding IS256 family transposase gives rise to the protein MNQFNKDIIAALSSDKDITLNEVLRRQIEVAANQFLQNELTAVLGYEPHTRIDRSKDDVNYRNGTYTRTIDTEYGEINLTIPRDRLNKFQNALFPPYVRRTDGLEEMVIKMYSKGVTTREIADMVERMYGHYYSPTTVSNITKRTEHLVEEFHERKFKYSQYVCVFLDATYIPLRRGTVEREAVNVAIGIRSDGGKEVLDYSIAPTENGAAWSELLQGLRARGIKDIQLFIADGLVGLQSAIEANYPQAKFQRCWVHAERNLLGYVRKNDRREIITDFKAIRQAENLQAAQERLAAFSAKWESSYKRRIKNLVQMEELFTFFSFPTAIRQTIYSTNLIESFNKSLKKMVRRKEQFPNEGALDRFIMTQVMEYNDKFENRAHRGFKDCHDTLDSMF
- a CDS encoding YjcQ family protein; this translates as MVFSDFNHTGKAFPFSIPSRYQFTQNILHSLFQDARITIEGLEYLAENSMMQKAFRIFKSFKEWL
- the rpsD gene encoding 30S ribosomal protein S4; amino-acid sequence: MSRYTGPSWRLSRRLGVSLSGTGKELARRPYAPGDHGNDRRGKLSEYGTQLREKQKLRFMYGMTERQFSNLFVRAGKIKEGTHGTNFMVLLERRLDNMVYRLGLATTRRQARQLVNHGHITVDGKRVDIPSYEVKVGQVIAVREKSKNLDVIKGAVEAVVARPAYVEFDADKLEGKLTRLPQREDMNADIDEALIVEFYNK
- the ezrA gene encoding septation ring formation regulator EzrA, producing MLQVLIGIIAIAVIVVIIFYVCQRRAMRVITDLRARLVALEEARLARRLDDASLADLMGESLKVFTALQDDYLKKVAPAVDDANEQLEEVSKNLNGLNVFTVTGQLNQVRELVEEAERQQKRVVDRLQKADQKEEEQKKATATMGEQLGDFQKKLDDTAYQYGDAIRPLRSQLADLQEQFTRFNEIAAKGDHEAAAEILTDLKEKEAHFTKLAEEIPELYKPLFTTFPDQISELREGYRKLVANHYRFPVNNLDDQIEGLEAQRQTALDHIAALSLAPVRVANKSLEEKIDHLYDVMQNEMDARPQVEKLVGVVGDHLDHARQQNRELMAELDRLSESYTLNHDEVAHTRELEEQLKQIQKEYEKDQVAVNAQAAVASQVLERFMEDEKVLTAIETQQKEINDGVAYLSEDEQRARKALQRFVTTVRATKRHVETLNLPGLPQDYLDFFFLVSDEISHLAKDMNQQRIDMEAITKELLKVQGDVSELIDRTNKVRDSAELTARLMQYGLRFVDDNQEIDAAITEAQKLYDCYEYEQSLETIGAALEKAEPGSFKRLEDNYYDELDEEES
- a CDS encoding cysteine desulfurase family protein — translated: MIYFDNSATAQARPEVLATYKQVSEKIWGNPSSLHKLGETAWNLLEQTRTQIANTFGVQPGEILFTSGGSEGDNWVIKGTALAKQKFGKHIITSSVEHAAVRNAMQSLEKLGFEVTYLPVDKEGRVNPADVKAALRKDTILVSIMAVNNEVGTIQPIKEIGAILKDYPTVHFMVDAVQAIGKGLDDLVFSERVDFATFSGHKFHAPRGTGFIYKRAGRKLAPLIDGGGQERGLRGGTENTPGNAAMARAIRLMKEQETTDVANEQAVRKAIYDHISQFDHVEVFSGLGAGFAPHVLTFAIVGVRGETIVHAFEEHDIYISTTSACSSKKHSEASTLAAMKVPDNVATSAVRVSLGDQNTLADAEEFNRVFDQLYAGFKKIID